The Agromyces atrinae genome window below encodes:
- a CDS encoding helix-turn-helix transcriptional regulator, with translation MNLNDSRRASDELTRALGSGNAETIARAASTNIWPLYSDHTDMLTMAIAALPSPVLERHPMLRVLHPMTPVLARTSRPFKPVVYADDARSMSPEELDFVYLAHMIAFRLSGDTAASVSYARRLEDRLLQTRVESRDRMDGPLWFFHHQIGSTLLSAGDTSGALLEFATSRQLGKFSLQTDAERMALGRTALAHAVRGSLGEADRALADAQQLPEPTHGHLCAVTTSEAAAAGLLAVDRMTDDVDELLSAMEPYDSIEVSWPFALLARCRSFLAREQPEDALEAIHLAADAHIVQDGSFASDVIAAKSIQAFLATGDIAWAHRVAEDKGASGVLTRLAVVRLSLQDGRFDAAAHDLRLLAADHSLGPAQRSEVVLLAGWLEFGRTGEITRDMALQISRTARRDDSRRQFAALPKQLIEHASTLLSGESGVEFDALTAGLATFEIARRPTLTAGEQRILNALAVHSSTASMASAFHVSPNTVKSQLRTLYRKLGCSSRAEAVRIATRLHLLAGEVAT, from the coding sequence ATGAACCTCAACGACTCCCGCCGAGCGAGCGACGAACTCACCCGAGCTCTCGGCTCCGGCAATGCCGAGACGATCGCTCGCGCTGCATCCACGAACATCTGGCCGCTCTACAGCGACCACACCGACATGCTCACGATGGCCATCGCCGCACTCCCGAGCCCGGTGCTCGAGCGGCACCCGATGCTGCGCGTGCTGCACCCGATGACCCCCGTGCTGGCGCGCACGTCGCGACCCTTCAAGCCCGTCGTCTACGCTGACGACGCGCGCTCGATGAGCCCGGAAGAACTCGACTTCGTCTACCTGGCCCACATGATCGCCTTCCGACTCTCCGGCGATACAGCAGCCTCGGTCAGTTACGCACGACGACTCGAGGACCGCTTGCTGCAGACGCGCGTCGAGTCGCGCGACCGCATGGACGGACCGCTCTGGTTCTTCCACCACCAGATCGGATCGACCCTGCTGTCGGCGGGCGACACGAGCGGGGCGCTGCTCGAGTTCGCCACCTCGCGTCAGCTCGGCAAGTTCTCGCTGCAGACCGATGCCGAGCGGATGGCGCTCGGGCGAACCGCACTCGCGCACGCGGTGCGCGGCTCGCTCGGTGAGGCAGACCGTGCGCTCGCCGATGCGCAGCAGTTGCCCGAGCCGACGCACGGCCACCTCTGTGCGGTCACCACGTCGGAGGCGGCTGCGGCGGGTCTCCTCGCCGTCGACCGCATGACGGATGACGTCGATGAGCTGCTCTCCGCGATGGAACCCTACGACAGCATCGAGGTGAGCTGGCCGTTCGCCCTCCTCGCGCGGTGTCGTTCATTCCTCGCCCGCGAACAGCCGGAAGATGCACTCGAGGCGATCCACCTCGCCGCCGATGCGCACATCGTGCAGGACGGCTCCTTCGCCTCCGACGTGATCGCCGCGAAATCGATCCAGGCCTTCCTCGCGACCGGCGACATCGCCTGGGCGCATCGCGTTGCCGAAGACAAGGGCGCGAGCGGGGTACTCACCAGGCTCGCTGTCGTGCGGCTCTCGCTGCAGGACGGCCGCTTCGACGCCGCGGCGCACGACCTCCGCCTTCTCGCCGCCGATCACAGCCTCGGGCCCGCACAGCGTTCGGAAGTCGTGCTGCTCGCGGGGTGGCTCGAGTTCGGGCGCACGGGTGAGATCACGCGCGACATGGCGTTGCAGATCTCACGCACGGCGAGGCGCGACGACAGCCGCCGTCAGTTCGCCGCGCTGCCGAAGCAACTGATCGAGCACGCGAGCACGCTGCTCTCGGGAGAGTCGGGGGTCGAGTTCGACGCCCTGACCGCGGGGCTCGCCACGTTCGAGATCGCCCGGCGCCCCACGCTCACCGCCGGTGAGCAGCGGATTCTGAATGCCCTCGCCGTGCACTCGTCGACCGCATCGATGGCCTCGGCGTTCCACGTGTCGCCCAACACCGTGAAGTCGCAGCTGAGAACCCTCTACCGCAAGCTCGGCTGCTCGTCACGCGCGGAAGCCGTCAGGATCGCCACGCGCCTGCACTTGCTTGCCGGAGAAGTCGCGACCTGA
- a CDS encoding helix-turn-helix transcriptional regulator, whose translation MNLNQPDVARDELIRAVESGQPETIARVAMFNVWPLLTSHTELLITSVATLHDSVLDRYPALRLVHPMTAVLSRTSRAFKPRVDSGAARSMTPEEVDFVVLSQLIAFRASGDIESALVYAGRLLDRVQSVRIASRDRIDGPLWFFHHQIGSTFLAAGDSAGALRELAMARQLGKLSAQFDAERTALGRIALAHAFRGALVDAELALGEARMLDTLTPAHATSCISTENTTDALIAVDRMSDDVDERIAALAPYDSTDLTWPFALLARTRALLFRQHPDDALEAIRLARESHSLQPGCFASDVVDSGSIDALVLAGDVSRARAIVASIAEPGVLTRLAAVRLALRQGASDDAALYLRVLGSDQSLGPAQRGESVVLAGWLEFVRSGDLDRDTALRMHRVIRKPENRRIIALMPRQLVACVRARLDADMADEFDVATAGVEHFEMNARPVLTAGELRVLHALRDRASTATMAQAFEVSPNTIKSQLRSIYTKLGCSTREDALRIAEHLHILTLDEG comes from the coding sequence GTGAATCTGAACCAGCCCGACGTGGCACGCGACGAACTCATCCGCGCCGTGGAGTCCGGGCAGCCCGAGACGATCGCGCGTGTCGCGATGTTCAACGTGTGGCCGCTCCTCACCTCCCACACCGAGCTGCTCATCACCTCCGTCGCGACGCTTCACGACAGCGTGCTCGATCGCTACCCCGCGCTCCGACTGGTGCACCCGATGACGGCCGTGCTGTCGCGAACGTCGCGCGCGTTCAAGCCGCGCGTCGACTCGGGGGCGGCGCGGTCGATGACGCCCGAGGAAGTCGACTTCGTCGTGCTCTCCCAGCTGATCGCCTTCCGGGCGAGCGGCGACATCGAGTCGGCGCTCGTCTACGCCGGCCGCCTCCTCGACCGTGTGCAGAGTGTACGCATCGCCTCCCGTGACCGGATCGACGGCCCGCTCTGGTTCTTCCACCATCAGATCGGATCGACGTTCCTCGCGGCCGGCGACTCGGCGGGAGCACTTCGCGAACTCGCGATGGCGCGTCAGCTCGGCAAGCTGTCTGCGCAGTTCGATGCCGAGCGCACGGCCCTCGGTCGCATCGCCCTCGCGCACGCCTTCAGGGGCGCCCTCGTCGACGCCGAGCTCGCCCTCGGCGAGGCTCGGATGCTCGATACGCTCACGCCCGCACACGCCACGTCGTGCATCAGCACAGAGAACACGACCGACGCGCTCATCGCCGTCGATCGGATGTCGGATGACGTCGATGAGCGCATCGCCGCGCTCGCCCCGTACGACTCGACGGATCTCACGTGGCCGTTCGCGCTTCTCGCCCGCACGCGCGCCCTGCTCTTCCGGCAGCACCCCGACGACGCCCTCGAAGCCATTCGACTGGCCCGTGAGTCGCACTCCCTCCAGCCCGGGTGCTTCGCGAGTGACGTCGTCGACTCCGGTTCGATAGATGCGCTCGTGCTGGCCGGTGATGTCAGCCGCGCTCGCGCTATCGTCGCGTCGATCGCGGAGCCGGGAGTCCTCACGCGCCTCGCGGCAGTGCGCCTCGCGCTCCGGCAAGGAGCCTCGGATGATGCCGCTCTCTACCTGCGAGTGCTCGGAAGCGACCAGAGCCTCGGCCCCGCCCAGCGGGGCGAGAGCGTCGTACTCGCCGGCTGGCTCGAGTTCGTTCGATCGGGTGACCTCGATCGCGATACCGCGCTCCGCATGCACCGGGTCATTCGGAAGCCGGAGAACCGGCGGATCATCGCCCTCATGCCGCGTCAGCTCGTCGCGTGCGTTCGCGCACGTCTCGACGCCGACATGGCGGACGAGTTCGACGTCGCCACCGCGGGCGTCGAGCACTTCGAGATGAACGCGCGGCCGGTCCTCACGGCGGGCGAGTTGCGCGTGCTGCATGCGCTTCGCGATCGCGCATCGACGGCGACCATGGCTCAGGCGTTCGAGGTCTCTCCGAACACCATCAAGTCGCAACTGCGATCGATCTACACGAAGCTCGGCTGCTCCACTCGTGAGGACGCGCTCCGTATCGCCGAGCACCTGCACATCCTCACCCTCGATGAGGGATGA
- a CDS encoding ABC transporter ATP-binding protein: MSALVSIEGLSIDYRIDGGVLPVVRSIDLRIDEGERHGLVGESGSGKSSIALTLTRFLPRGASVRSRRLEVAGRDLRSLGGAALRDYRRRDIGVVYQDPARALDPTARIGAQLAEVHRMNGRVARAAVRAADESLDDVGLPPDLMARRYPHELSGGQQQRAMIALALAGRPRLLILDEPTTAQSGAMRIEILDMIERRRREQGFASLFISHDLATVASWCERATALAPGGETHTVSTEQLLADHPRRDAPVRPPATSSGRPPVLVASRLTVDHGSRRVIDGVDLHLSRGETLAVVGESGSGKTTLGRALAGVAPHGGSVTVDAPASPRPVQMVFQSPESSLNPRRTVRRTLARAISLLAGDETPDQLAARVGLPRNLLDRLPHELSGGQKQRVAIARAFAGTAPIIVCDEPTSALDAAAASDILDLLIDLQDRTGATYVFISHDVAAVRRIAHRVAVMRQGHIEETVSADSFFRGSPNPHSLPVRTAHRRAWIGVDE, encoded by the coding sequence ATGAGTGCACTCGTGAGCATCGAGGGGCTCTCGATCGACTACAGGATCGACGGGGGAGTGCTCCCCGTCGTGCGGAGCATCGACCTCCGGATCGACGAGGGTGAGCGTCACGGACTCGTCGGAGAATCCGGATCGGGGAAGAGCTCGATCGCGCTCACCCTGACGCGATTCCTGCCGCGCGGGGCGAGCGTTCGCAGTCGGCGCCTTGAGGTGGCGGGACGCGACCTCCGATCGCTCGGCGGCGCGGCCCTTCGCGACTACAGACGACGTGACATCGGGGTCGTCTACCAGGACCCGGCACGGGCTCTCGACCCCACGGCCCGGATCGGGGCGCAGCTCGCCGAGGTGCACCGCATGAACGGACGTGTGGCGCGTGCCGCGGTGCGAGCCGCCGACGAGTCGCTCGACGACGTCGGCCTGCCCCCCGACCTCATGGCGAGGCGATACCCCCACGAGCTCTCGGGCGGGCAGCAGCAGCGAGCGATGATCGCTCTCGCCCTCGCGGGTCGGCCGCGACTCCTCATCCTCGATGAGCCGACAACGGCGCAGAGCGGTGCGATGCGGATCGAAATCCTCGACATGATCGAGCGCCGTCGCCGCGAGCAGGGGTTCGCGAGCCTCTTCATCAGCCATGATCTCGCTACCGTCGCATCGTGGTGCGAGCGCGCGACGGCACTCGCTCCCGGCGGCGAGACGCACACGGTGAGTACCGAGCAGCTGCTCGCCGATCATCCCCGACGAGACGCACCCGTGAGGCCGCCGGCGACGTCGTCCGGCCGGCCGCCGGTACTCGTCGCCTCCCGCCTCACGGTCGACCACGGGTCGCGGCGAGTGATCGACGGTGTCGATCTGCACCTCTCTCGAGGCGAGACTCTCGCCGTCGTCGGTGAATCGGGCAGCGGGAAGACCACGCTCGGCCGAGCGCTCGCCGGGGTCGCCCCGCACGGCGGATCGGTCACCGTCGATGCCCCTGCGTCGCCGCGACCGGTGCAGATGGTCTTCCAGAGCCCTGAGTCATCCCTGAACCCGCGGCGGACCGTACGCCGCACGCTCGCGCGTGCGATCTCACTGCTCGCCGGTGATGAGACACCCGATCAGCTCGCCGCTCGCGTCGGGCTTCCTCGTAACCTCCTCGACCGGTTGCCGCACGAATTGTCGGGCGGGCAGAAGCAACGCGTCGCGATCGCCCGGGCATTCGCCGGGACCGCACCGATCATCGTGTGCGACGAACCCACCTCAGCCCTCGACGCGGCCGCAGCCTCCGACATCCTCGACCTGCTCATCGATCTGCAGGACCGGACCGGTGCCACCTACGTCTTCATCTCTCACGACGTCGCCGCCGTGCGGCGAATCGCTCACCGTGTCGCAGTGATGCGGCAGGGACACATCGAGGAGACCGTATCCGCGGACTCCTTCTTCCGCGGATCCCCGAACCCGCACTCTCTCCCGGTGCGAACAGCGCACCGGCGCGCGTGGATAGGGGTAGACGAGTGA
- a CDS encoding ABC transporter permease, whose amino-acid sequence MAGRRPMWSMLVRRPAFVISAVVVLAWVIVAVGWRSFGVEPFADSGVRLAPPGAEHWFGTDRIGRDVFARVLAGAESALLVGPLGTALAAALGTVLGLIAGYHRGWLDQLITRAFDAFVAIPAVIFLIVIVGAFGSRPGVLILAIGVLFTPGIARVVRAEVLVEMGKDYVTSAEVQGERSARVLWAEILPNVWPQVVVQATLSLGAAVFVAASLSFLGLAAAPPSADWGLAVNENRAYLQGAPWTLAFPALALASLVVSVALIGDALTEVVRR is encoded by the coding sequence GTGGCCGGACGGCGCCCGATGTGGTCGATGCTCGTGCGGCGACCCGCTTTCGTGATCAGCGCGGTCGTCGTGCTCGCCTGGGTCATCGTGGCCGTCGGATGGCGCTCGTTCGGCGTCGAGCCGTTCGCCGACAGCGGTGTTCGCCTCGCACCCCCCGGCGCCGAGCACTGGTTCGGTACCGATCGCATCGGGCGGGATGTCTTCGCCCGTGTTCTCGCCGGCGCCGAGTCGGCCCTCCTCGTCGGCCCCCTCGGTACGGCGCTCGCCGCTGCGCTCGGCACGGTGCTCGGCCTCATCGCGGGCTACCACCGAGGGTGGCTCGATCAACTCATCACGCGCGCCTTCGACGCCTTCGTCGCGATCCCTGCCGTGATCTTCCTGATCGTCATCGTCGGAGCCTTCGGCAGTCGACCCGGCGTCCTGATCCTCGCGATCGGCGTGCTCTTCACTCCGGGGATCGCCCGCGTCGTCCGGGCCGAGGTGCTCGTCGAGATGGGCAAGGACTACGTCACGAGTGCTGAGGTGCAGGGCGAGCGGAGCGCGCGCGTGCTGTGGGCCGAGATCCTCCCGAACGTGTGGCCCCAGGTCGTCGTGCAGGCGACACTCAGCCTCGGAGCGGCCGTCTTCGTCGCGGCATCCCTCTCGTTCCTCGGGCTCGCCGCGGCGCCACCCTCGGCGGACTGGGGTCTCGCGGTGAACGAGAACCGCGCCTACCTGCAGGGTGCCCCCTGGACTCTCGCGTTCCCGGCGCTCGCGCTCGCCTCGCTCGTCGTCTCGGTCGCCCTCATCGGAGATGCCCTCACGGAGGTCGTCCGCCGATGA
- a CDS encoding ABC transporter permease — protein sequence MRFIAQRVAQIPIVVLAASALIFVFVQVLPGNPGRNALGPAATVEQVAAWNVAHGVDAGVLERYIAWLAGFVTGDWGTSIVYATPTFDLVLGRLGNSMALGLLAFALLMPVAIGIGILQALCAGSRRDRASTVILLALAAVPEFVIGVVLLIVFAVAIPVFPVQSGAAFGDGAVPELRALILPALTLAIGSLAVIARTTRSGIIDVTRSPHYRTAVVSGLGAGAIVRGHVARNALIPTVSILGVYLGSLLVGSAVVETLFGYPGLGELLVTATQRKDASVLAAGVTIAATVGVLAVLLADVAFTLIDPRVRFRGQSR from the coding sequence GTGAGATTCATTGCGCAGCGAGTCGCGCAGATACCGATCGTCGTGCTCGCCGCTTCCGCCCTGATCTTCGTGTTCGTGCAGGTGCTGCCGGGCAACCCGGGCCGCAACGCGCTCGGCCCCGCGGCGACCGTGGAGCAGGTCGCGGCGTGGAACGTCGCACACGGCGTCGACGCGGGGGTGTTGGAACGTTACATCGCGTGGCTCGCGGGATTCGTGACGGGCGACTGGGGCACGAGCATCGTGTACGCGACACCCACGTTCGACCTCGTGCTCGGGCGTCTCGGCAACTCGATGGCCCTCGGCCTGCTGGCGTTCGCACTGCTCATGCCCGTCGCGATCGGCATCGGCATCCTTCAGGCACTGTGCGCGGGCTCGCGGCGGGACCGCGCGTCTACCGTCATCCTCCTGGCGCTCGCCGCCGTGCCCGAGTTCGTGATCGGAGTCGTGCTCCTCATCGTCTTCGCCGTGGCGATCCCCGTCTTCCCCGTGCAGTCCGGCGCGGCATTCGGCGACGGGGCAGTGCCGGAACTCCGAGCTCTGATCCTGCCGGCTCTCACCCTCGCCATCGGCTCCCTCGCCGTCATCGCCCGCACGACACGCTCGGGCATCATCGACGTCACGCGCTCGCCGCACTATCGCACGGCCGTCGTCTCGGGACTCGGCGCCGGGGCGATCGTGCGAGGCCACGTCGCTCGCAACGCCCTCATCCCCACGGTGTCGATACTCGGGGTCTACCTCGGCTCGCTGCTCGTCGGCAGTGCGGTCGTCGAGACGCTGTTCGGCTATCCCGGCCTCGGTGAACTGCTCGTCACGGCGACACAGAGGAAGGACGCCTCGGTGCTCGCTGCCGGAGTCACGATCGCGGCGACGGTGGGAGTGCTCGCCGTGCTCCTCGCCGACGTCGCCTTCACCCTCATCGACCCGCGGGTCCGCTTCAGAGGTCAGAGCCGATGA
- a CDS encoding ABC transporter substrate-binding protein, with amino-acid sequence MRDQVSRPAVRVTLAALLTLAVAAGGAACATSDVASTEQAAVYRMPITDPASEIDPLTAADQSAMAITGLVTEPLVSLTRDGELMPRLAVDWTASDDGLVWTIELRPDARFNDGSPVTAADVVSTFDALIADDSVSPGHGAFVGIVESVAVGDEDSVEFTLSRPFSDLPILFTGTNTGILPADYEVGSWLENPIGAGQFLLEDYTIGVGATYVANPDYWNADAIELDGVELKIYDDFAASVLAFQADEIDRIGLTVESASTIDVSQYETISSGYNRFDGIFLDVTAPPFDDVAVREALAWAIDREALVANVYEGNADVANDTTFFPDYSPQPSGLVQREQDLEMVAELLGGRTPSFTLTTANQLLGEVLQQQLNAVPGFEVGLEVLSTEQYFADGEASPWLTAPVTVTNWAKRVPSQYVSLVYGAGAPWNASHYANPALEELTAQFDATTDAVARQELADRIAHVQWSDVPVVIPAYSKSQALQNPRVKGEFIGAIDFYTGYNFAGISIEP; translated from the coding sequence ATGCGCGATCAGGTCTCCCGCCCGGCCGTTCGGGTGACTCTCGCCGCTCTTCTCACCCTCGCCGTCGCCGCCGGCGGCGCAGCGTGTGCGACGAGCGACGTCGCGAGCACCGAGCAGGCGGCCGTCTACCGGATGCCGATCACCGACCCGGCGAGTGAGATCGACCCGCTGACGGCGGCCGACCAGAGCGCCATGGCGATCACGGGCCTCGTGACCGAGCCGCTCGTGAGTCTCACCCGTGACGGCGAGCTCATGCCCCGTCTCGCGGTCGACTGGACGGCATCCGACGACGGGCTCGTCTGGACGATCGAGCTGCGCCCCGACGCCCGGTTCAACGATGGCTCCCCCGTGACGGCCGCCGACGTCGTCTCGACCTTCGATGCGCTCATCGCCGATGACAGCGTGTCGCCCGGCCACGGCGCCTTCGTCGGCATCGTCGAGTCCGTCGCGGTGGGCGACGAGGACTCGGTCGAGTTCACCCTCTCCCGGCCGTTCTCCGATCTGCCGATCCTGTTCACGGGAACGAACACCGGGATCCTGCCCGCCGACTACGAGGTCGGCTCCTGGCTCGAGAACCCGATCGGTGCCGGCCAGTTCCTTCTCGAGGACTACACGATCGGCGTGGGCGCGACGTACGTCGCGAACCCCGACTACTGGAATGCCGACGCGATCGAGCTCGATGGAGTGGAGCTGAAGATCTACGACGACTTCGCCGCGTCGGTGCTCGCCTTCCAGGCCGATGAGATCGACCGCATCGGGCTGACCGTCGAGAGCGCGTCGACGATCGATGTGTCGCAGTACGAGACCATCTCGTCGGGCTACAACAGGTTCGACGGCATCTTCCTCGATGTGACCGCTCCGCCCTTCGATGACGTCGCCGTGCGCGAAGCGCTCGCCTGGGCGATCGATCGCGAAGCTCTCGTCGCGAACGTCTACGAGGGCAACGCCGACGTCGCGAACGATACGACCTTCTTCCCCGACTACAGCCCGCAGCCGAGCGGCCTCGTGCAGCGCGAGCAGGACCTCGAGATGGTGGCGGAGCTGCTCGGTGGCCGGACGCCCTCGTTTACCCTGACGACCGCCAACCAGTTGCTCGGTGAGGTCCTGCAGCAGCAACTCAACGCCGTGCCGGGGTTCGAGGTCGGCCTCGAGGTCCTGAGCACCGAGCAGTACTTCGCCGACGGCGAGGCGTCGCCCTGGCTGACCGCACCGGTAACCGTGACGAACTGGGCGAAGCGCGTGCCGTCGCAGTACGTCTCGCTCGTCTACGGGGCCGGCGCTCCCTGGAACGCCTCGCACTATGCCAACCCCGCCCTTGAGGAGCTCACTGCGCAGTTCGATGCGACGACCGATGCCGTCGCACGTCAGGAACTCGCCGATCGGATCGCCCACGTGCAGTGGAGTGACGTTCCCGTCGTCATCCCCGCCTACTCGAAGTCGCAGGCGCTGCAGAACCCGCGTGTGAAGGGCGAGTTCATCGGGGCGATCGACTTCTACACGGGCTACAACTTCGCGGGAATCTCGATCGAGCCATGA